A region of Selenomonadales bacterium 4137-cl DNA encodes the following proteins:
- a CDS encoding YitT family protein: MVAKRGLAVRFVKKYALLFFGSVVAATGLEFFLIPNQIIDGGIVGVSILLSHTTGIDISLLLVLLNLPFLYVGYKQIGKSFCISTLFSVVSLSYWVYIFHPIPELTKDFFLAATFGGVLVGVGVGLIIRNGGSLDGTEIVAIILDKKSGFSVGEIIMFFNVFILGSAGLVFGWDKAMYSLVAYFVAFKVIDITIEGLDESKGVMIVSDCADEIREVLLARLGRGVTVLHGEGGYSQEPKKVLYSVVTRLEIAKLKSIIDDVDPDAFVTIQDVHDVIGGRVKKKAIH, from the coding sequence ATGGTGGCGAAGCGGGGGTTGGCGGTCAGGTTCGTGAAGAAGTACGCCCTGCTGTTTTTCGGTTCGGTGGTGGCGGCGACGGGGCTGGAGTTTTTTCTCATTCCCAATCAGATTATCGATGGCGGCATCGTCGGTGTTTCGATCCTGCTGAGCCATACCACGGGTATCGACATTAGTCTGCTGCTGGTGTTGCTGAATCTGCCGTTCCTGTATGTCGGTTATAAGCAGATCGGCAAGTCGTTTTGCATTTCGACGCTGTTTTCGGTGGTGTCGCTGTCTTACTGGGTGTATATTTTCCATCCGATTCCGGAGTTGACCAAGGATTTTTTCCTGGCGGCGACGTTCGGCGGGGTTCTGGTCGGCGTCGGAGTGGGGCTGATCATCCGTAACGGCGGGTCGCTGGACGGGACGGAGATCGTGGCGATCATCCTCGATAAGAAGAGCGGTTTTTCGGTGGGCGAGATTATCATGTTTTTCAACGTGTTCATCCTCGGTAGCGCCGGCCTGGTGTTCGGCTGGGACAAGGCGATGTATTCGCTGGTGGCTTATTTCGTCGCCTTCAAGGTGATCGATATTACGATCGAGGGCTTGGACGAGTCGAAGGGGGTGATGATCGTTTCCGATTGCGCCGACGAGATAAGGGAGGTGCTGCTCGCCAGGCTGGGGAGGGGCGTGACCGTCCTGCACGGGGAGGGCGGTTACAGCCAGGAGCCGAAGAAGGTGCTGTATTCGGTGGTGACCAGGCTGGAGATCGCCAAGTTGAAGTCGATCATCGATGATGTCGATCCGGATGCTTTTGTGACGATTCAGGATGTTCACGATGTTATCGGCGGGAGGGTGAAAAAGAAGGCGATCCACTGA
- a CDS encoding TRAP transporter large permease, with translation MTWLFVASFVILLSLGIPIAIGLSGSALTYILLSGEDISLTILTQTAFAGMASFPLLAIPLFMLAGNLMNEGGLTQDLVRFARLLLGHISGGLGLATILASAIFAAISGAAVATAVAIGMVMIPAMKQAGYEEDVSAAVTATASCMGPIIPPSIPFIVYGVIANVSIGALFLGGVAPGALLGIGLMVYMWYIARKRKYPVEKQASFKEVVVGAWQALPALLMPVIIMGGILSGVFTPTEAAGVVTVYAFVVGVFFYRRLKWKRLPTVLLNAGLESAMIMLLLGLSEPFSWVVAVEQLPQMMIEAIRQVSDSPWVVLLLVNLALILVGIPIETAPALVIVAPVLAPMAAKMGIDPVHMGVVVCFNLVLGLVTPPVGAVLFAVCGITGMSLEKLSRAIWAPFWIAIVVLVLITYIPALSTFLPNLLMK, from the coding sequence ATGACATGGTTATTTGTGGCCTCGTTCGTCATCCTGCTGTCGCTGGGCATCCCGATCGCCATCGGCCTAAGCGGTTCGGCCCTTACTTATATTCTGCTGTCCGGTGAGGATATTTCGCTTACAATCCTGACGCAGACGGCGTTCGCCGGCATGGCGTCTTTCCCGCTTCTGGCCATTCCGCTGTTCATGCTGGCCGGCAATCTTATGAACGAGGGCGGGCTCACCCAGGATCTCGTACGTTTCGCCCGGCTGCTGCTCGGCCATATCAGCGGCGGCCTAGGGCTGGCGACTATCCTGGCCAGCGCCATTTTCGCCGCCATCTCGGGCGCGGCGGTGGCAACGGCGGTGGCCATCGGAATGGTGATGATCCCGGCGATGAAACAGGCCGGCTACGAGGAGGACGTGTCCGCCGCGGTTACGGCCACGGCGTCCTGCATGGGCCCGATCATTCCGCCGAGCATTCCGTTCATCGTTTACGGGGTTATCGCCAACGTTTCCATCGGCGCTCTTTTCCTGGGCGGCGTCGCCCCCGGCGCCCTGCTCGGCATTGGCCTGATGGTTTATATGTGGTATATCGCCCGGAAGCGCAAATATCCGGTCGAAAAGCAAGCCAGCTTCAAAGAGGTTGTCGTCGGCGCCTGGCAGGCATTGCCGGCGCTGCTGATGCCGGTTATTATCATGGGCGGCATTTTGAGCGGCGTGTTCACGCCTACCGAGGCCGCCGGCGTGGTAACGGTGTACGCGTTTGTTGTCGGGGTGTTCTTTTACCGGCGGCTTAAGTGGAAGCGGCTGCCGACCGTTCTGCTCAACGCCGGCCTGGAATCGGCGATGATCATGCTGCTGCTCGGCCTGTCGGAGCCTTTTTCGTGGGTGGTGGCGGTGGAGCAGCTGCCGCAGATGATGATCGAGGCGATCAGGCAGGTGAGCGATTCGCCGTGGGTGGTGCTGCTGCTGGTCAACCTGGCGCTTATCCTTGTCGGCATCCCGATCGAGACGGCGCCGGCGCTGGTTATCGTCGCCCCGGTGCTGGCCCCGATGGCCGCGAAGATGGGTATCGACCCCGTCCACATGGGGGTTGTCGTGTGCTTCAACCTTGTCCTGGGGCTGGTTACGCCACCGGTGGGCGCGGTGCTGTTCGCGGTGTGCGGGATAACCGGCATGTCGCTTGAAAAGCTCAGCCGGGCCATCTGGGCGCCTTTCTGGATCGCCATCGTGGTGCTTGTGCTAATAACCTATATCCCGGCGCTGAGTACTTTCCTGCCGAACCTGCTGATGAAATGA
- a CDS encoding cobalamin-dependent protein (Presence of a B(12) (cobalamin)-binding domain implies dependence on cobalamin itself, in one of its several forms, or in some unusual lineages, dependence on a cobalamin-like analog.) — translation MSRVLLAPLDPVHDIGLKMVARGLEQAGHETVLLPPDLTPEEIVSQALGQGAGTLLVSRTLGYGVAELLARFIDLADAAGLRAKTRIGIGGMAVRRELAAELGFDAGFGPGTSVEEVVCFVERREYAPDPTRTRKEKADMTAGYDYRYRHAGIAGKLETISAMIVDWAKVRTSPGVERARLRDELWDAARWRAREGNGEFPEHYPALCGEMPRRFYETGELHPKTRRFTKDEVAGLEGYLAEAKARMSVLKLQHSRKRPLVFNQYGTGCPFMDIGHILASEAWGADGVVHFDPSWGARTEGFLDGFLTHQEDGTVITPANLNRIGAGREKSTLWQVRAHRGLNTPETVVLAAKLGADLTKINICYGALGAGTDPERLTVDGYNAILYAKKYNLPFDVVTNEELAGVPAYKAFAGMLIVADLAVRLGARPILQPLFAYSPEVMIHGLMEDNYVDFNAAKVTALRGIVNAPIWPGAPIGFLTHTEDRVQSAMATALHACLAAALEVDAISIASTDEAYSGGPISAPAKVDTLRAVQESFRFLGQAGIAPTAAADTEAAKLVDGIEGVLAEVIKAGDFVAALHAGALGSREEGAYPGRAGKDTVRTVG, via the coding sequence ATGAGCAGGGTGCTGCTGGCGCCGCTCGACCCGGTGCATGATATCGGCCTGAAGATGGTCGCCCGCGGGCTGGAGCAGGCGGGGCACGAGACGGTGCTGCTGCCGCCCGATCTGACGCCGGAGGAGATTGTGAGCCAGGCGCTCGGGCAGGGGGCGGGGACGCTGCTGGTCAGCCGCACGCTTGGGTACGGCGTGGCCGAACTGTTGGCCCGGTTCATCGATCTGGCCGACGCGGCCGGTCTGCGGGCGAAGACGCGGATCGGCATCGGCGGGATGGCGGTGAGGCGGGAGTTGGCCGCCGAACTGGGGTTCGACGCCGGCTTCGGCCCAGGGACGTCGGTGGAGGAGGTGGTATGCTTCGTCGAGCGGCGGGAGTATGCGCCCGATCCGACCCGGACCCGAAAGGAAAAGGCGGATATGACGGCCGGCTACGATTACCGCTACCGCCATGCGGGTATCGCGGGCAAGCTGGAGACGATCAGCGCGATGATTGTCGATTGGGCGAAGGTGAGGACGTCGCCGGGGGTGGAGCGCGCCCGGCTGCGCGACGAGCTGTGGGATGCGGCGCGGTGGCGGGCGCGCGAGGGCAACGGCGAGTTCCCGGAGCATTATCCGGCGCTGTGCGGCGAAATGCCGCGCCGGTTTTACGAGACAGGCGAGCTTCATCCCAAGACGCGGCGGTTTACCAAGGACGAGGTGGCGGGGCTGGAGGGCTATCTGGCGGAAGCCAAGGCCCGCATGTCGGTGCTGAAGCTGCAGCATAGCCGTAAGCGACCGCTGGTGTTCAATCAATACGGCACCGGCTGCCCGTTTATGGATATCGGCCATATTCTGGCGAGCGAGGCGTGGGGAGCAGACGGGGTGGTGCATTTCGATCCGTCGTGGGGGGCGCGGACGGAGGGGTTTTTGGACGGGTTCCTCACCCACCAGGAGGATGGTACGGTGATCACGCCGGCCAATCTTAACCGTATCGGCGCGGGGCGGGAGAAGTCGACGCTGTGGCAGGTGCGCGCCCACCGCGGTCTGAATACGCCTGAGACGGTGGTGCTGGCGGCGAAGCTGGGCGCCGACCTTACGAAGATTAATATCTGTTACGGGGCGTTGGGAGCGGGGACCGATCCCGAGCGGCTGACGGTGGACGGTTATAACGCGATTTTGTATGCGAAGAAGTATAATCTGCCGTTCGATGTGGTGACGAACGAGGAGCTGGCCGGGGTGCCGGCTTATAAGGCGTTCGCCGGGATGCTGATCGTGGCCGATCTGGCGGTGCGCCTGGGGGCGCGACCCATTCTTCAGCCGTTGTTCGCGTATTCGCCGGAGGTGATGATCCACGGGCTGATGGAGGATAATTACGTGGATTTCAACGCGGCGAAGGTGACGGCGCTCAGGGGGATTGTGAACGCCCCGATTTGGCCGGGGGCGCCGATCGGGTTTCTGACCCATACCGAGGACCGGGTGCAGTCGGCGATGGCGACGGCGCTGCACGCCTGCCTGGCGGCGGCGCTGGAGGTGGATGCGATTTCGATCGCGTCCACGGATGAGGCGTATTCAGGGGGGCCGATTTCGGCGCCGGCGAAGGTGGATACGCTGCGGGCGGTGCAGGAGTCGTTCCGCTTTCTCGGTCAGGCGGGGATCGCCCCGACGGCGGCGGCGGATACGGAGGCGGCAAAGCTTGTGGACGGTATCGAGGGGGTGCTGGCTGAGGTTATCAAGGCGGGGGATTTTGTCGCCGCGCTGCATGCCGGCGCTCTGGGCAGCAGGGAGGAGGGGGCGTACCCCGGACGGGCCGGCAAGGATACGGTGCGGACGGTGGGGTAA
- the gdhA gene encoding NADP-specific glutamate dehydrogenase: MANAKQYCEELFQRVTERNANEPEFHQAVKEVLESLVPVLDKHPEYISAGIVERIVEPERQIIFRVPWVDDTGKVRVNRGFRIQFNSAIGPYKGGLRFHPSVNVGILKFLGFEQTFKNSLTGLPIGGGKGGSDFDPKGKSDNEVMRFCQSFMTELYRHIGQDIDVPAGDIGVGGREVGFLFGQFKRIKNAYEAGVLTGKGLTFGGSLVRTQATGYGLVYFLDEMLKDKGMSLAGKTVLVSGSGNVSIYATEKVQQLGGKVVAVSDSNGYVYDAEGINLATVKRIKEVERGRISEYVKAHPKAEYHTGWTGIWTIPCDIALPCATQNEIDENSAKILVKNGCKAVAEGANMPTTLEGTKVFLDSGVMFGPAKAANAGGVATSALEMTQNSMRLAWTFEEVDAKLKNIMVNIFKNSSKAAEDYGLKGNLVAGANIAGFVKVAEAMKAQGIV; the protein is encoded by the coding sequence ATGGCAAACGCAAAACAGTATTGCGAGGAGCTCTTTCAGAGAGTGACCGAGCGCAACGCGAACGAACCCGAGTTTCATCAGGCGGTCAAGGAGGTCCTCGAATCGCTGGTTCCGGTGCTGGATAAGCACCCTGAGTACATCAGCGCGGGCATTGTGGAAAGGATAGTCGAGCCTGAGCGCCAGATCATCTTCCGGGTGCCCTGGGTGGACGACACCGGCAAGGTGCGGGTCAACAGGGGGTTCCGGATCCAGTTCAACAGCGCTATCGGGCCGTACAAGGGCGGGCTGAGGTTCCATCCGTCCGTTAACGTGGGTATATTGAAGTTCCTGGGCTTCGAGCAGACGTTCAAGAATTCGCTGACCGGCCTGCCGATCGGCGGCGGCAAGGGCGGCTCCGACTTCGATCCCAAGGGCAAGTCGGATAATGAAGTGATGCGTTTCTGCCAGAGCTTCATGACTGAGTTATATAGGCATATCGGCCAGGATATCGACGTGCCCGCCGGCGACATCGGCGTGGGCGGCCGCGAGGTCGGCTTCCTGTTCGGCCAGTTCAAGCGGATCAAGAACGCTTACGAGGCCGGTGTGCTGACCGGCAAGGGCCTGACCTTCGGCGGCAGTCTTGTCAGGACGCAGGCCACCGGTTACGGCCTGGTGTATTTCCTTGACGAGATGCTCAAGGATAAGGGGATGTCCCTCGCCGGCAAGACAGTGCTTGTTTCCGGGTCGGGCAACGTGTCGATCTACGCCACGGAGAAGGTGCAGCAGCTGGGCGGCAAGGTCGTGGCGGTGAGCGATTCGAACGGCTATGTTTATGACGCCGAGGGCATCAATCTGGCGACTGTGAAGCGGATCAAGGAAGTGGAGCGGGGCCGGATTTCCGAGTACGTAAAAGCCCATCCGAAGGCGGAGTATCACACCGGCTGGACCGGCATCTGGACGATTCCGTGCGATATCGCCCTGCCGTGCGCGACGCAGAACGAGATCGACGAGAACTCGGCCAAGATCCTTGTAAAGAACGGCTGCAAGGCGGTGGCCGAAGGCGCGAATATGCCGACGACCCTCGAAGGGACGAAGGTGTTCCTGGACAGCGGCGTGATGTTCGGGCCGGCGAAGGCCGCGAACGCGGGCGGGGTCGCCACTTCGGCGCTGGAGATGACCCAGAACAGCATGCGGCTGGCGTGGACGTTCGAAGAGGTGGACGCCAAGCTGAAGAATATCATGGTCAATATCTTCAAGAATTCCAGCAAGGCGGCCGAGGATTACGGCCTGAAGGGCAACCTGGTCGCCGGCGCGAATATCGCCGGGTTCGTGAAGGTCGCCGAGGCGATGAAGGCCCAGGGGATTGTGTGA
- a CDS encoding TRAP transporter small permease, with protein sequence MQLLQRINAVLLKVASWGTIFFMAVMAIVIPYEVFGRYVLEMMSTWSGEVATFSLVWATMLGGAVGLKKGYQVGMVAVLEHLPPLAARLMQGVGYLFMFFFLGIMIFYGTEQTIANIAQRSPAMQIPMCYPYAALPLGFFLMLLVTLEDFLRFVKNGSGKEGDEA encoded by the coding sequence ATGCAGCTGCTTCAGCGAATCAACGCTGTTCTCCTCAAGGTGGCCAGTTGGGGCACCATCTTTTTTATGGCTGTTATGGCCATCGTCATACCTTACGAAGTTTTCGGCCGGTACGTGCTGGAGATGATGTCCACGTGGTCAGGCGAGGTAGCGACTTTTTCGCTGGTGTGGGCGACAATGCTGGGAGGGGCGGTGGGCCTTAAAAAAGGCTACCAGGTAGGGATGGTGGCCGTGCTTGAGCATTTGCCGCCGTTGGCGGCCCGCCTCATGCAGGGTGTAGGGTATTTGTTCATGTTCTTTTTCCTCGGAATCATGATTTTTTACGGGACAGAGCAGACTATCGCCAATATCGCCCAACGGTCGCCGGCGATGCAGATCCCGATGTGCTACCCGTACGCGGCGCTGCCGCTCGGCTTTTTCCTGATGCTGCTGGTTACGCTGGAGGATTTCCTGCGGTTTGTGAAGAACGGCTCCGGGAAGGAGGGGGATGAGGCATGA
- a CDS encoding TRAP transporter substrate-binding protein: MKKLVAILVLLVFVIVAAGCGGGSKSADKGGEYKATLKLTSTQTKDHPYMVGAQKFADLIKERSKGRIQITLYPDGQLGKGEREMLEGLQQGTIDIYVGSTGPVGNFSPSMNILDIPFLFRDFAHVDKVLDGPIGQNLLKDLEKANLIGLAFWENGFRHLTNSKVAVKTPEDAKGLKIRVMENKVHLLAWKTAGLNPTPMAWGEVYPALQQKVIDGQENPVAVFYASKFWEVQKYFSLTQHVYSPAPFIVSKKTWDKMPKADQELFRKTAMEVAQFQRKINRDAEAAKLKEMEGKGLTVIRDVDKAAWQKAMKPAFDEFSKQFGKDKIDAIMNTK; the protein is encoded by the coding sequence GTGAAGAAACTGGTTGCCATTCTGGTGCTGCTCGTGTTCGTTATCGTGGCCGCTGGCTGCGGCGGCGGCAGCAAATCCGCCGACAAAGGCGGCGAGTACAAGGCCACTTTGAAGCTGACCTCGACTCAGACCAAGGATCATCCTTACATGGTTGGCGCCCAGAAATTCGCCGACCTGATCAAAGAACGGTCCAAAGGTCGCATCCAGATTACCCTTTATCCCGACGGCCAGCTGGGCAAGGGCGAGCGGGAGATGCTTGAGGGCCTGCAGCAGGGTACCATCGATATTTATGTCGGCTCTACCGGGCCGGTGGGCAACTTCAGCCCGTCGATGAATATTCTCGATATCCCCTTCCTGTTCCGGGACTTCGCTCATGTCGACAAGGTGCTTGACGGCCCGATCGGCCAGAATCTGCTCAAGGATCTGGAAAAGGCCAACCTGATCGGCCTGGCGTTCTGGGAAAACGGTTTCCGCCACCTGACCAACTCCAAGGTGGCCGTGAAGACGCCGGAGGATGCCAAGGGTCTCAAGATCCGCGTTATGGAGAACAAGGTTCATCTGCTGGCCTGGAAGACCGCCGGCCTGAACCCGACGCCGATGGCGTGGGGCGAGGTGTACCCCGCCCTGCAGCAGAAGGTCATCGACGGTCAGGAGAATCCGGTGGCCGTGTTCTACGCGTCGAAGTTCTGGGAGGTTCAGAAGTACTTCTCGCTGACCCAGCATGTTTATTCGCCGGCTCCGTTCATCGTGAGCAAGAAGACCTGGGATAAGATGCCGAAGGCTGACCAGGAATTGTTCCGCAAGACCGCCATGGAAGTCGCCCAGTTCCAGCGCAAGATCAACCGCGACGCCGAGGCGGCCAAGCTGAAGGAAATGGAAGGCAAGGGTCTCACTGTTATCCGCGATGTTGACAAAGCGGCGTGGCAAAAGGCCATGAAGCCCGCGTTCGACGAGTTCTCCAAGCAGTTCGGCAAAGACAAGATCGATGCCATCATGAACACGAAATAG
- a CDS encoding RidA family protein, giving the protein MSIESKLQELGLTLPEAPKPVAAYVPAVMAGGYVYTAGQIPFVGGELKYKGKVGRDLDESQGYEAARVCVLNCLSVIKAQIGSLDKVEQVVKVTGFVASAPGFGGQPKVINGASELLGQVFGDKGLHARSAVGVNELPLDAACEVEMIVKVKQ; this is encoded by the coding sequence ATGAGTATCGAGAGTAAACTGCAGGAGCTGGGGCTGACGCTGCCGGAGGCGCCCAAGCCAGTGGCGGCGTATGTGCCGGCGGTGATGGCGGGCGGGTATGTGTACACGGCCGGCCAGATACCGTTCGTGGGCGGCGAGCTGAAGTACAAGGGCAAGGTTGGCCGCGACCTGGACGAGAGCCAGGGGTATGAGGCGGCTCGCGTGTGCGTGTTGAACTGCCTGAGTGTTATCAAGGCCCAGATCGGCAGCCTGGACAAGGTCGAGCAGGTTGTCAAGGTGACAGGGTTCGTGGCCAGCGCGCCGGGGTTCGGCGGCCAGCCGAAGGTGATCAACGGGGCGTCGGAGCTGCTGGGCCAGGTTTTCGGCGACAAGGGCCTGCACGCGCGGTCGGCGGTGGGCGTGAATGAGCTGCCGCTGGACGCCGCCTGCGAGGTGGAGATGATCGTGAAGGTGAAACAATAA
- a CDS encoding PEP/pyruvate-binding domain-containing protein produces MKRFTDLKTRFSSVHDLMKYRVTEILLISTPYDGFVLEEDGQLSEQIYNQFADLNLPIIPRIEKVSSQEEAFEVLGTRTFHLIITMSRVSDLSEFEFEKALKEACPDIPIVMLSYDRLTDEMIAKIRRNTCIDRVFYWSGDNKILLAIIKYVEDKLNVEADSRQGVQVILLVDDSPAYYSQFLPLIYTEILTQTRYLVKHAMNISHGLLRVRLRPKILLAETFEEAMAIIYRYRHNLLGVISDVSFPKDGAMNPSAGIELAHRVREIFSDFPFVLQSEQVENAERAKEIGVHFLNKNSSNLLHELRAFILENYGFGSFIFRYPDGSIIEEATDITNFERILRELPDESLYYHAAHNHFSRWFRARAEVEVADKLRYIDASEFASVADIRTYILDVLRAYFQRYQSGVILDFEGLSKKDMENAFIRLGSGSLGGKARGIAFINALLSKAQLTDKYEDIRIKVPRSFVICSDVYEQFLEDNDLYGFTAGTRDEAEIARAFLAAELPAAIRKNLEVLTQYLRCPLAVRSSSILEDSRVLPFAGIYKTYVAPNSHEDQAVRCKQLCDAVKLVYASVFYAAPAQYAKNAGIRIEEEKMAVLIQELVGESYGDLYYPVISGVAQSYNFYPYEPMKPEEGTVNLALGLGHAVVNGEQVYRFSPAHPRLNPPYAGPDDYFKKSQRSFYAVNLKASADISLRAEDDCSYEKLPVSRAEPDGTLEFVGSTFSPEDDYIHDDVNRPGPKLVTFAPILKHDRLPLAGIVKDLLRLGKQSFGADVEIEFAVNIPRDREKTKEFYFLQIRPMVVGSEAVQVRVDDGGDALCYSDHTIGNGFYEDIRDIIFVDPEAFELKDSVEIAAEIGELNGRLFREGRRCLLIGFGRLGTSDRWLGIPLDWSQMSQARVIVEVDRADLRPEPSLGSHFFHNLTATKMGYFHIGYGGGEARLDWDWLLRQPVLDKTRRVRLVRREEPFLVKIDGRSFRGVVYK; encoded by the coding sequence ATGAAACGGTTTACCGATTTGAAGACCCGCTTTTCCAGCGTCCATGATCTGATGAAGTACAGGGTTACGGAGATACTGCTGATTTCGACGCCTTACGACGGGTTCGTCCTTGAGGAGGACGGGCAGTTGTCGGAGCAGATATATAATCAGTTTGCCGACCTCAATCTGCCGATCATCCCGCGCATCGAGAAGGTGTCCAGCCAGGAGGAGGCTTTCGAGGTGCTGGGGACGAGAACGTTCCACCTTATTATCACGATGTCCCGGGTCAGCGACCTGAGCGAGTTCGAGTTCGAGAAGGCGCTGAAGGAGGCCTGTCCGGATATTCCGATTGTCATGCTGTCCTACGACCGCCTGACTGACGAGATGATCGCCAAGATCAGGAGGAATACATGCATCGACCGGGTTTTCTACTGGTCGGGAGATAATAAGATCCTGCTGGCGATTATCAAGTATGTCGAGGATAAGCTGAATGTCGAGGCCGATAGCAGGCAAGGCGTCCAGGTTATTCTGCTGGTCGACGATTCGCCGGCGTACTATTCGCAGTTCCTGCCGCTCATCTACACGGAGATTCTCACTCAGACGCGCTATTTGGTCAAGCATGCCATGAATATCAGCCACGGCCTCCTGAGGGTGCGTCTGCGGCCGAAGATTCTGCTGGCGGAAACATTCGAAGAGGCGATGGCGATCATCTACCGATACCGGCACAACCTGCTCGGGGTCATTTCCGACGTGAGTTTTCCCAAGGACGGGGCGATGAACCCGTCCGCGGGCATCGAGCTGGCCCACAGGGTGCGCGAGATCTTCAGCGATTTCCCGTTCGTGCTGCAGTCGGAGCAGGTGGAGAACGCCGAGCGGGCGAAGGAGATCGGCGTGCATTTCCTGAACAAGAATTCGTCTAACCTGCTGCATGAGCTGAGGGCCTTCATTCTTGAGAATTACGGCTTCGGGTCGTTCATCTTCCGATACCCTGACGGCAGTATTATCGAAGAGGCGACCGACATAACGAATTTCGAGCGAATCCTCCGCGAGCTTCCCGACGAGAGCCTGTATTACCATGCGGCCCACAATCATTTTTCGCGGTGGTTCAGAGCCCGCGCCGAGGTGGAGGTGGCCGACAAGCTGCGCTATATCGACGCGTCGGAGTTCGCCAGCGTCGCCGATATCAGGACGTATATCCTCGATGTGCTGAGGGCTTATTTCCAGCGCTATCAGTCGGGCGTCATCCTCGATTTCGAGGGGCTGTCGAAGAAGGATATGGAGAATGCCTTCATCAGGCTGGGGAGCGGTTCGCTGGGCGGCAAGGCCAGGGGGATCGCCTTTATCAACGCGCTGCTTTCCAAGGCCCAGCTTACCGACAAGTACGAGGATATCAGGATCAAGGTGCCGCGGTCGTTCGTGATCTGCAGCGACGTTTACGAGCAGTTCCTGGAAGATAACGATCTTTACGGGTTCACGGCCGGTACGCGCGACGAGGCGGAGATCGCCCGCGCATTCCTGGCGGCCGAGCTGCCGGCGGCCATCAGGAAGAACCTGGAGGTGCTGACCCAGTATCTGCGGTGCCCGCTGGCGGTTCGGTCGTCGAGTATCCTCGAGGATTCGCGGGTGCTGCCGTTCGCCGGGATTTATAAGACGTATGTGGCGCCCAACAGCCACGAGGACCAGGCGGTCCGCTGCAAGCAGCTCTGCGACGCGGTGAAGCTGGTGTATGCGTCGGTTTTCTACGCCGCTCCCGCGCAGTACGCGAAGAACGCCGGCATCCGCATCGAGGAGGAGAAGATGGCGGTTCTCATCCAGGAGCTGGTGGGGGAAAGCTACGGCGACCTGTATTATCCGGTTATCTCCGGGGTGGCCCAGTCGTACAATTTTTATCCCTACGAGCCGATGAAGCCGGAGGAGGGCACGGTCAACCTCGCCCTGGGGCTGGGGCACGCGGTGGTGAACGGCGAGCAGGTGTACCGTTTTTCGCCGGCCCATCCTAGGCTGAATCCGCCGTACGCCGGGCCGGATGATTATTTCAAGAAGTCGCAGCGCTCGTTTTACGCGGTCAATTTGAAGGCTTCCGCCGATATTTCGCTGCGCGCCGAAGACGACTGCAGCTACGAGAAGCTGCCGGTCTCCCGGGCGGAGCCGGACGGAACGCTGGAGTTCGTCGGCAGCACGTTTTCGCCCGAGGACGATTATATCCACGACGATGTCAACCGGCCGGGCCCCAAGCTGGTGACTTTCGCCCCGATCCTCAAGCACGACCGGTTGCCGCTTGCCGGCATCGTCAAGGATCTGCTCAGGCTGGGCAAGCAGTCGTTCGGCGCCGATGTCGAGATCGAGTTCGCCGTCAATATTCCCCGGGACAGGGAGAAGACGAAGGAGTTTTATTTCCTGCAGATCCGGCCGATGGTGGTCGGCAGCGAGGCCGTCCAGGTACGGGTGGACGACGGGGGGGACGCGCTTTGCTACAGCGACCATACGATCGGCAACGGGTTCTATGAGGATATCCGCGATATTATCTTCGTCGATCCGGAGGCGTTCGAGTTGAAGGACAGCGTCGAGATCGCCGCCGAAATCGGGGAGCTGAACGGCCGGCTTTTCCGGGAAGGGCGCCGCTGCCTCCTGATCGGCTTCGGGCGGCTGGGTACCTCGGACAGGTGGCTGGGCATCCCGCTGGACTGGTCGCAGATGTCCCAGGCCCGGGTGATTGTCGAGGTCGACCGGGCGGATCTGCGTCCGGAGCCTTCGCTGGGCAGCCATTTCTTCCATAATCTGACGGCGACGAAGATGGGTTACTTTCATATCGGCTACGGAGGAGGCGAGGCCCGCCTCGACTGGGACTGGCTGCTGCGCCAGCCGGTGCTCGATAAGACCAGGCGCGTGCGGCTGGTGAGGAGGGAAGAGCCGTTCCTGGTGAAGATCGACGGACGGAGCTTCCGGGGGGTGGTGTATAAGTGA